A genomic region of Salinibacter pepae contains the following coding sequences:
- a CDS encoding four helix bundle protein: MANIRSFRDLEVYEAAMNGAMEIFEITKEFPKAETYSMVDQMRRSSRSVCANIAEAWRRRRSVDYFRSKLGDAESEAAETRVWIEFAYRCEYLTADVVQDLDRQYDQIVGQLVHMIANAKDWKIRE, encoded by the coding sequence ATGGCAAATATTCGGAGCTTTCGGGATCTCGAGGTGTACGAGGCCGCAATGAACGGGGCAATGGAGATCTTTGAAATCACGAAGGAGTTTCCCAAGGCAGAGACCTACTCGATGGTCGATCAGATGCGCCGGTCTTCCCGATCAGTTTGTGCAAACATTGCCGAGGCGTGGCGTCGGCGCCGCTCCGTCGATTACTTCCGGTCGAAGCTGGGGGACGCCGAAAGCGAGGCCGCAGAGACCCGTGTTTGGATCGAGTTTGCGTATCGGTGTGAGTATTTGACAGCGGACGTGGTGCAGGATCTGGACCGTCAGTATGATCAAATTGTCGGGCAACTGGTTCACATGATCGCGAACGCCAAGGATTGGAAGATCCGTGAGTAG
- a CDS encoding LptE family protein: protein MSPSPRVSSFPFLRPRPPASPRLPGTTVRRLLCVLFLLIGTSVLSGCTVYSFSGASIPSNLETISVPIAPNNTSSPVNRLGADLTDLLTDRFVDRTRLSLTTDDAGADALLRARIQRYTNEPTGVSGDERATTNQVTIRVQVRYVDQTKDEELLNQTFSGAANYNPIEAGLDGERQAAQNALENVADDIFSTATSNW from the coding sequence GTGTCTCCCTCCCCCCGCGTCTCCTCCTTTCCTTTTCTGCGTCCTCGCCCCCCCGCGTCTCCGCGCCTCCCCGGCACGACGGTCCGGCGCCTCCTGTGCGTCCTGTTTCTTCTCATCGGAACAAGCGTCCTCTCCGGCTGCACCGTCTACAGCTTCAGCGGGGCCAGCATTCCGTCCAACCTCGAAACCATCTCGGTGCCGATCGCCCCGAACAACACCTCCAGCCCCGTCAACCGGCTTGGCGCCGACCTGACGGACCTCCTCACCGACCGCTTCGTCGACCGCACGCGCCTCTCCCTGACGACCGACGATGCGGGCGCAGACGCCCTGCTCCGGGCCCGCATCCAGCGCTACACGAACGAGCCCACCGGCGTCAGTGGCGACGAGCGCGCCACGACGAACCAGGTCACCATCCGGGTGCAGGTGCGCTACGTCGACCAGACGAAGGACGAGGAGCTCCTAAATCAGACGTTCAGCGGCGCCGCCAACTACAACCCCATCGAGGCGGGCCTCGATGGGGAGCGGCAGGCCGCCCAGAACGCGCTCGAAAACGTGGCCGACGACATCTTTAGCACGGCGACCTCAAACTGGTAG
- the flgF gene encoding flagellar basal-body rod protein FlgF, with the protein MLPRFQNAAAAMSEMRLQQEQVANNLANASTTGYKKDRVFTEALNERLTKDGSPISDRRLEQANDLSGGSLKETGNPLDVALGDEGFFVTQPRGGGAERYTRAGHFVVGNQGTLRTPEGRAVMGEGGPIQIPVEQGGDISISKGGRITAGQQRVGALRVATFENPEQLERTSGASFAAGDAQPQAAENPVVLQGKVETSNVDPVTELTNMIEIQRQFEAQQKTIQTTDGVLGRATQSLGGM; encoded by the coding sequence ATGCTTCCCCGGTTCCAGAACGCCGCCGCCGCCATGAGCGAGATGCGACTCCAGCAGGAGCAGGTGGCGAACAACCTCGCCAACGCCAGCACCACCGGCTACAAGAAGGACCGCGTCTTCACCGAGGCCCTCAACGAGCGCCTCACGAAGGACGGGTCGCCGATTAGCGACCGGCGCCTGGAGCAGGCCAACGACCTGTCGGGCGGCAGTCTCAAAGAGACCGGCAACCCGCTCGACGTGGCGCTGGGGGACGAGGGCTTCTTCGTCACCCAGCCCCGCGGGGGCGGGGCCGAACGCTACACCCGGGCCGGCCACTTCGTCGTGGGCAATCAGGGGACGCTCCGCACGCCCGAGGGGCGCGCGGTGATGGGGGAGGGCGGGCCGATCCAGATCCCGGTGGAGCAGGGGGGCGACATCAGCATCTCCAAGGGCGGGCGCATCACCGCGGGGCAGCAGCGGGTCGGGGCCCTTCGCGTCGCGACGTTCGAGAACCCCGAGCAGCTGGAGCGGACAAGCGGGGCGTCCTTCGCGGCGGGCGACGCCCAGCCCCAGGCGGCCGAGAACCCGGTCGTGCTGCAGGGCAAGGTGGAAACCAGCAACGTGGACCCGGTGACCGAGCTGACCAACATGATTGAGATCCAGCGCCAGTTTGAGGCCCAGCAGAAAACCATCCAGACGACCGACGGGGTGCTGGGGCGCGCGACCCAGTCGCTCGGCGGCATGTAG
- a CDS encoding flagellar basal body L-ring protein FlgH encodes MIRFRCASSALLVTLALALGLAGAPPAHGQESSTSVRAAEQSLYADPVAREPGDVITVVIDEQTSGQRESSYEGNSSSSLNGSGSGTFSESISGSFSAGTEVSSETENSNESVQSEVLNGTFTARVTAINNAGNLEVKGERRLTIDGVTHIMEVSGVVRPTDVRQNNTILSTQIANAKIKYGEEGFRNQGIFSKGLLLKVGGVVATGIGIFLGIQ; translated from the coding sequence ATGATTCGATTTCGTTGTGCCTCAAGTGCGCTTCTCGTCACGCTAGCGCTTGCCCTCGGCCTGGCGGGCGCGCCCCCGGCGCACGGGCAGGAGTCCTCCACCAGCGTACGGGCGGCGGAGCAGTCGCTGTACGCCGACCCGGTGGCCCGCGAGCCGGGCGACGTGATCACCGTCGTCATCGACGAGCAGACGTCCGGCCAGCGTGAAAGCTCGTACGAGGGCAACTCCTCGTCGAGCCTGAACGGCAGCGGGTCCGGGACCTTTTCCGAAAGCATCAGCGGCAGCTTCTCCGCGGGCACGGAGGTCAGTTCCGAGACGGAGAACAGCAACGAGTCCGTCCAGAGCGAGGTGCTGAACGGGACCTTCACCGCCCGCGTGACGGCCATCAACAACGCCGGCAACCTGGAGGTCAAGGGGGAGCGCCGCCTGACCATCGACGGGGTGACGCACATCATGGAGGTGTCCGGCGTCGTGCGGCCGACCGACGTGCGCCAGAACAACACCATCCTGTCCACCCAGATCGCCAACGCCAAGATCAAGTACGGGGAGGAGGGCTTCCGCAACCAGGGCATCTTCTCGAAGGGCCTGCTCCTGAAGGTGGGCGGCGTCGTCGCGACCGGGATTGGCATCTTTCTTGGAATCCAGTAA
- a CDS encoding sigma-54 interaction domain-containing protein — MDRASIQERFGIVGESDVIKNVIDQARQVADTDITVLLQGESGVGKELISQVLHELSMRRHEQMVVVNCGAIPEGLIESELFGAEKGAYTGAVEERVGYFEEADGGTIFLDEIGEMPKNAQVRLLRVLETGRFTRVGASQQQQVDVRIVAATNKDLAEEVQKGNFRKDLYYRLSTVLIDIPPLRERPDDILPIFETFLHEFSQEYSSSRKQLTADAEELLESYRWPGNVRELRNIAEQVAVLMRTDEVSADDLHPLLRDLGQAAASTDLMRVEPEPQDPGAGAGTEDDLRQRELLYRAILEMRMDMRNLKERIDSLMSNVGVVVPREVAERGDFPSDYDDFVVVNSEDGPTTSPPHREREQRGGGEVDSMMRDVIYEVEESGPARPTRPRTDRPSAPEPDPPPSAEAEAEIEAGPTEADAGDPGELPTLEESEKQLISRALKRFDGNRRKTAEALGISERTLYRKLKDIDEDL, encoded by the coding sequence ATGGACCGCGCCTCCATCCAGGAACGCTTCGGCATCGTCGGCGAGTCCGACGTCATCAAGAACGTGATCGACCAGGCCCGGCAGGTGGCCGACACGGACATTACCGTGCTGCTGCAGGGCGAGAGCGGCGTCGGCAAGGAGCTCATCTCTCAGGTGCTGCACGAGCTCTCGATGCGCCGCCACGAACAGATGGTGGTGGTCAACTGCGGGGCCATTCCCGAGGGCCTCATCGAGAGCGAGCTGTTCGGCGCGGAGAAGGGGGCCTATACCGGGGCCGTGGAGGAGCGCGTCGGCTACTTCGAGGAGGCCGACGGCGGCACCATCTTCCTCGACGAGATCGGCGAGATGCCGAAAAACGCGCAGGTGCGCCTCCTGCGCGTGCTCGAGACGGGCCGCTTCACCCGCGTCGGGGCGTCGCAGCAGCAACAGGTCGACGTCCGCATCGTGGCGGCGACGAACAAGGACCTCGCCGAGGAGGTGCAGAAGGGCAATTTCCGAAAGGACCTGTACTACCGCCTGAGCACGGTCCTCATCGACATTCCGCCGCTGCGGGAGCGGCCGGACGACATCCTGCCGATCTTCGAGACGTTCCTCCACGAGTTCTCGCAGGAGTACAGCTCGTCGCGGAAGCAGCTCACGGCGGACGCGGAGGAGCTTCTGGAGTCGTACCGCTGGCCGGGCAACGTGCGCGAGCTCCGCAACATCGCCGAGCAGGTGGCGGTGCTGATGCGCACCGACGAGGTGTCGGCCGACGACCTGCACCCCCTCCTCCGCGACCTCGGGCAGGCGGCGGCCTCGACGGACCTGATGCGGGTGGAGCCGGAGCCGCAGGACCCGGGCGCGGGCGCCGGCACCGAGGACGACCTCCGCCAGCGTGAACTGCTGTACCGCGCCATCCTGGAGATGCGCATGGACATGCGCAACTTGAAGGAGCGAATCGACTCCCTGATGTCGAACGTGGGCGTCGTGGTGCCGCGCGAGGTGGCCGAGCGGGGGGACTTCCCGAGCGACTACGACGACTTCGTGGTCGTGAACAGCGAGGACGGGCCGACGACCTCACCTCCCCATCGCGAGCGCGAGCAGCGGGGCGGGGGCGAGGTCGACTCCATGATGCGGGACGTGATCTACGAGGTGGAGGAGAGCGGCCCCGCCCGGCCCACGAGGCCCCGCACCGATCGCCCCTCGGCGCCGGAGCCGGACCCGCCGCCCTCCGCGGAGGCCGAAGCGGAAATCGAGGCGGGCCCGACCGAAGCGGACGCGGGGGACCCCGGCGAGCTGCCCACGCTTGAGGAGTCCGAGAAGCAGCTCATCAGCCGCGCCCTGAAGCGGTTTGACGGCAACCGCCGCAAAACGGCCGAGGCCCTCGGCATCAGCGAGCGCACCCTCTACCGCAAGCTGAAGGACATCGACGAGGACCTGTAG
- a CDS encoding MbcA/ParS/Xre antitoxin family protein — MQEPNRALDDDTPMDMAETDPGATMGRDLLLGVQHGFVL; from the coding sequence ATGCAGGAACCGAACCGGGCGCTGGACGACGACACGCCGATGGACATGGCCGAGACCGATCCGGGGGCCACCATGGGGCGAGACCTCCTGCTCGGCGTGCAGCACGGATTTGTGCTGTAG
- a CDS encoding prolyl oligopeptidase family serine peptidase, with protein MRTCLFALLAALLVAPLYGQPTGSPWGIDDVLTQRSLTGVNVGPDGDRVLWVKETPDPEADATQSDVYLTYRNDPHGGDATATIQLTRTGDNRAPRWSPDGEDIAFLSSRETEGEESSGTQLWRLDPRGGAPEAITSVEHGVQDARWLDDDRLLFTAREPSTRYENHLEATGDDADVIEDTTLFRPVRLFTVHVETGDVTRVTENDHQIGAFAPSPDGRHIVYSLDDSPIDADARNQPHQFLLDLETGATTEIFDEQYFDPSNFQWTADGSGFYATDSYSSDPEHEGAGITKLYHYDLSARDYREVPLDWGDKGVGYGGYTVVDGGVHVQLADGPTFEPRFYRKTSDGWAPEAVADERLHHASAFAAGPDGETVVFSHSTADTPPSYRVGTYRDGALQRDETLTTLNENLDDLPIPRAEVIEWEGANGETVNGILHYPLDYDPDRAYPMMTVIHGGPSGVDLDAWSLGWTVYAPLLAQRGAFVFRPNYHGSGHHGLDFVESIKGKYYELEVPDIVSGIDSLAAAGTVDKDSLGVMGWSNGAILTTQLTIEHPELFQVAAPGAGDVNWTSDYGNCAFGVRFDRSYFKGAPWAYTEHYIQKSPLFEMPTVQTPTLIHHGTEDRAVPYEQGWEYYRALQQIGNAPVRFLSYPGEPHGLRELSHQRRKVAEDLKWIDTYLFGETSMQARVSERLLADDAPLSLLETAEAPARTDGHYGTRVNGTLVPETVTLGDTLTAGRFEVTRAQFQAFDPDYDVPAGTATYPANDVTRERAEAYVEWLRGQTGRDYRLPTADELAALKAARAGPSENTPAYWAGFSPNPDEYRALRHRLVQPPTDALLMPVGSRPAGHGPNGGGPLVYDVDGNVAEWARTGGGHQPKNASALTLKDPRAETAPDVPRRVTGLRVVLDR; from the coding sequence ATGCGCACCTGCCTCTTCGCCCTGCTCGCCGCCCTGTTGGTCGCGCCCCTCTACGGCCAGCCCACGGGCAGCCCCTGGGGCATCGACGATGTTCTCACGCAGCGGTCGCTGACCGGCGTGAACGTCGGCCCGGACGGCGACCGCGTGCTGTGGGTCAAGGAAACGCCCGACCCCGAGGCCGACGCGACGCAGTCGGACGTCTACCTGACCTACCGGAACGACCCGCACGGCGGCGACGCGACGGCCACGATTCAGCTCACGCGCACCGGCGACAACCGCGCCCCGCGCTGGAGCCCGGACGGGGAGGACATCGCCTTCTTGTCGTCCCGCGAGACCGAAGGTGAAGAGAGCAGCGGAACGCAGCTCTGGCGGCTCGACCCGCGGGGCGGGGCGCCCGAAGCCATTACCTCGGTCGAGCACGGGGTGCAGGACGCGCGCTGGCTCGACGACGACCGGCTCCTCTTCACCGCCCGCGAGCCGAGCACGCGCTACGAAAATCACCTGGAGGCGACCGGGGACGACGCCGACGTCATTGAGGACACGACGCTCTTCCGGCCGGTGCGCCTCTTCACGGTGCACGTGGAGACGGGCGACGTCACCCGCGTGACGGAGAATGACCACCAGATCGGGGCGTTTGCGCCGTCGCCGGACGGCCGGCACATCGTCTACAGCCTCGACGACTCCCCGATCGACGCCGACGCCCGCAACCAGCCGCACCAGTTTCTCCTCGACCTGGAGACGGGCGCGACCACCGAGATCTTCGACGAGCAGTACTTCGACCCCTCCAATTTCCAGTGGACCGCCGACGGCTCCGGGTTCTACGCCACCGACTCGTATTCCTCCGATCCCGAGCACGAGGGCGCCGGCATCACGAAGCTCTACCACTACGACCTGAGTGCGCGCGACTACCGGGAGGTCCCGCTCGACTGGGGCGACAAGGGCGTCGGCTACGGCGGGTACACCGTGGTAGACGGCGGGGTGCACGTCCAGCTGGCGGACGGCCCGACCTTCGAGCCGCGCTTCTACCGGAAAACGAGCGACGGGTGGGCGCCGGAGGCCGTCGCCGACGAGCGGCTCCACCACGCCTCCGCGTTTGCCGCGGGGCCGGACGGCGAGACGGTCGTGTTTAGCCACTCGACCGCCGACACGCCGCCGTCCTACCGCGTGGGCACCTACCGCGACGGTGCCCTCCAGCGCGACGAGACGCTCACGACGCTCAACGAGAACCTCGACGACCTGCCCATCCCGCGGGCCGAGGTCATCGAATGGGAAGGCGCCAACGGCGAGACCGTCAACGGCATTCTGCACTACCCGCTCGACTACGACCCGGACCGGGCCTACCCCATGATGACCGTCATTCACGGCGGGCCCAGCGGGGTGGACCTCGACGCCTGGAGCCTCGGCTGGACGGTCTACGCGCCCCTCCTCGCCCAGCGCGGCGCGTTCGTCTTCCGCCCCAACTACCACGGCTCCGGCCACCACGGGCTCGACTTCGTGGAGTCGATCAAAGGCAAATACTATGAGCTGGAAGTGCCCGACATCGTCAGCGGCATCGACAGCCTGGCGGCCGCAGGGACGGTGGACAAAGACTCCCTCGGCGTAATGGGCTGGTCCAACGGCGCGATCCTCACCACGCAGCTCACGATCGAACACCCCGAGCTCTTTCAAGTGGCCGCGCCCGGCGCGGGCGACGTCAACTGGACCTCCGACTACGGCAACTGCGCGTTCGGCGTGCGCTTCGACCGGTCCTACTTCAAGGGCGCCCCCTGGGCGTACACCGAGCACTACATCCAGAAGAGCCCGCTCTTCGAGATGCCGACGGTGCAGACGCCCACCCTCATCCACCACGGCACCGAGGACCGGGCCGTGCCCTACGAGCAGGGCTGGGAGTACTACCGCGCCCTCCAGCAGATCGGCAACGCGCCGGTCCGCTTCCTCAGCTACCCCGGCGAGCCGCACGGGCTGCGGGAGCTCTCGCACCAGCGGCGCAAGGTGGCGGAGGACCTGAAGTGGATCGACACGTACCTCTTCGGCGAGACCTCGATGCAGGCGCGCGTGTCGGAGCGGCTGCTGGCCGACGACGCGCCGCTCTCGCTTCTCGAAACCGCCGAGGCGCCCGCCCGCACCGACGGCCATTACGGCACGCGGGTGAATGGCACTCTCGTCCCCGAAACGGTAACGCTCGGCGACACGCTCACCGCGGGCCGCTTCGAGGTGACGCGGGCGCAGTTCCAGGCCTTCGACCCGGACTACGACGTGCCGGCCGGGACCGCCACGTACCCTGCGAACGACGTGACCCGGGAACGGGCGGAGGCCTACGTCGAGTGGCTGCGCGGGCAGACCGGCCGCGACTACCGCCTGCCCACCGCGGACGAGCTGGCGGCCCTAAAGGCGGCCCGCGCGGGACCGTCCGAGAACACGCCTGCGTACTGGGCGGGCTTCTCCCCCAACCCGGACGAGTACCGCGCCCTGCGGCACCGCCTGGTGCAGCCCCCCACCGACGCGCTCCTGATGCCCGTGGGCAGCCGCCCGGCCGGCCACGGCCCGAACGGGGGCGGGCCTCTCGTCTACGACGTAGACGGCAACGTGGCCGAGTGGGCCCGTACCGGCGGCGGCCACCAGCCCAAAAACGCCTCGGCACTCACCCTGAAGGACCCGAGGGCCGAGACCGCACCGGACGTCCCGCGCCGCGTGACGGGCCTGCGCGTCGTGCTCGACCGGTAG
- a CDS encoding SDR family oxidoreductase, translated as MTFLTGVPGFLGTRLLRRLAAAAPERSFLLLVQPKFEDRTHTLLADGGLADRATVLPGDITEPDLGLGAHYDAVADRITRAVHLAAVYDLTIPREVGWQVNVEGTRHVLDLLAQSPNLERFGYVSSAYVSGGRTGTIREDELVHEAGFKNFYEETKYHAEVLVQDRMDAIPTLVFRPGIVVGDSETGETDKFDGVYFVLNALRRLPRYTPMTRIGSGTEPVNLVPVDFVVDAMGHLLGTGGHAGTVFHLTDPRPLTAQAIMELLADLLDKRVAYVPVPPALARAMMKTGVGQALGLAPELIDYFDHPSHYDASNTRAALDGTGIACPFLPDYAPAMVAYARRHDARSSAMY; from the coding sequence ATGACCTTCCTCACCGGTGTCCCCGGCTTCCTCGGCACCCGCCTTCTGCGGCGCCTCGCCGCGGCCGCCCCCGAGCGATCGTTTCTGCTGCTCGTCCAGCCGAAGTTTGAGGACCGCACGCACACGCTGCTCGCCGACGGGGGCCTGGCCGACCGGGCCACGGTGCTGCCCGGCGACATCACCGAACCGGATCTCGGCCTCGGGGCGCACTACGACGCGGTGGCCGACCGGATCACGCGGGCGGTGCACCTCGCCGCCGTGTACGACCTCACCATTCCCCGGGAGGTGGGCTGGCAGGTCAACGTGGAGGGCACGCGGCACGTGCTCGACCTGCTCGCGCAGAGCCCCAACCTGGAGCGCTTCGGCTACGTCAGCTCCGCCTACGTGTCGGGCGGGCGCACCGGCACGATCCGCGAGGATGAACTGGTCCACGAGGCCGGGTTCAAGAATTTCTACGAGGAGACGAAGTACCACGCTGAGGTCCTAGTGCAGGACCGCATGGACGCGATCCCGACCCTTGTCTTCCGCCCGGGCATCGTGGTGGGCGACTCCGAGACGGGCGAGACGGACAAGTTCGACGGCGTGTACTTCGTGCTGAACGCGCTGCGCAGGCTGCCGCGGTACACGCCCATGACCCGCATAGGCTCGGGGACCGAGCCGGTGAACCTGGTGCCGGTCGACTTCGTGGTCGACGCGATGGGGCACCTTTTGGGGACGGGGGGGCACGCCGGCACGGTCTTTCACCTCACCGACCCGCGGCCGCTCACGGCGCAGGCCATCATGGAGCTGCTCGCCGACCTGCTGGACAAGCGGGTGGCGTACGTGCCGGTGCCCCCCGCCCTGGCCCGGGCAATGATGAAGACGGGCGTGGGGCAGGCACTCGGCCTTGCGCCGGAGCTCATCGATTACTTCGACCACCCGTCTCACTACGACGCGTCAAACACGCGGGCGGCCCTCGACGGAACGGGGATCGCCTGTCCCTTTCTCCCGGACTACGCCCCGGCGATGGTGGCGTACGCCCGGCGCCACGACGCCCGCTCGTCGGCGATGTACTGA
- a CDS encoding N(4)-(beta-N-acetylglucosaminyl)-L-asparaginase — protein sequence MSDAAASPSSSRRTFLKQAALAGAGAAALPRAASGAPPLFDAGADGGPLVVASDNGAPAAERALAVMADAGEALDAVIEGVSIVERDPDDITVGYGGIPNADGTVQLEAGVVEGKTHRAGAVAVLEDIPVPSQVARLVMERTDHVRLVGKGAKEFAKMHGFETQDLLTDRARRIWVEWKETLSQEDNYLPPDSLKDPALGAKVREVQRHYGTIHCSALAPNGNVGSVTTTSGLFYKIPGRVADTSVVGAGLYADNDVGAAGSTGRGEANLKNLSSYLIVERMRDGDTPEEACLFACRRIAENTQVPRLLNAQGEPNFGVRFYALRTDGAFGGAQMRGSGQMIVGDADGVRRVEIPGLFDDE from the coding sequence ATGTCCGACGCCGCCGCCTCTCCGTCCTCGTCCCGTCGCACCTTTCTGAAGCAGGCGGCCCTTGCCGGCGCCGGGGCGGCCGCCCTGCCCCGGGCCGCCTCGGGAGCCCCGCCGTTGTTCGACGCCGGGGCCGACGGCGGGCCGCTGGTGGTCGCGAGCGACAACGGCGCGCCGGCCGCCGAGCGGGCCCTGGCCGTGATGGCCGACGCGGGGGAGGCGCTGGACGCCGTGATCGAGGGCGTCAGCATCGTCGAGCGCGACCCCGACGACATCACGGTGGGGTACGGCGGCATCCCCAACGCCGACGGCACCGTGCAGCTGGAGGCGGGCGTGGTGGAGGGCAAGACGCACCGGGCGGGGGCGGTGGCGGTGCTGGAGGACATCCCGGTCCCCTCGCAGGTGGCGCGCCTGGTCATGGAGCGGACCGACCACGTCCGTCTGGTGGGAAAAGGCGCGAAAGAGTTTGCCAAGATGCATGGATTCGAGACGCAGGACCTCCTCACCGATCGGGCCCGCCGGATCTGGGTGGAGTGGAAGGAAACCCTGTCGCAGGAGGACAACTACCTGCCGCCCGACAGCCTCAAGGACCCGGCGCTGGGGGCCAAGGTGCGCGAGGTGCAGCGCCACTACGGCACCATCCACTGCTCGGCCCTCGCCCCCAACGGCAACGTCGGCTCCGTCACGACCACCAGCGGCCTGTTCTACAAGATTCCGGGCCGGGTGGCGGACACGTCGGTCGTGGGGGCGGGCCTTTACGCCGACAACGACGTGGGGGCGGCGGGCTCCACCGGCCGCGGGGAGGCCAATCTCAAAAACCTGTCGAGCTACCTCATCGTGGAGCGGATGCGGGACGGCGACACGCCCGAGGAGGCGTGTCTGTTTGCCTGTCGTCGCATCGCGGAGAACACCCAGGTGCCCCGGCTCCTCAACGCCCAAGGCGAACCGAACTTCGGCGTCCGGTTCTACGCGCTGCGAACGGACGGGGCGTTCGGCGGGGCGCAGATGCGGGGCTCCGGCCAGATGATCGTCGGGGACGCCGACGGGGTCCGCCGGGTCGAGATCCCAGGGCTCTTCGACGACGAATAG
- the flgG gene encoding flagellar basal-body rod protein FlgG, whose product MPPRSLQTAALGMQAQQTSIDNIANNLSNANTTGYKRSRVVFQDLLYENVQASAEGQTDGAEPAELQIGSGATAVATVRNFSQGSFSKTGNSLDLAINGDGFFQVQQPDGSLAYTRDGTFTLSSEGNIVTQTGLKVQPNINVPPNAVEISVDQEGTVKARLQGESEMVELGQMELARFPNSAGLRPQGGNLYEQTESSGEPFIGTPGRGGLGNVRQGFLEKGNVKVVQEMTSLIQAQRTYELNSRMVTTSDEMMQTANNVKR is encoded by the coding sequence ATGCCCCCTCGCTCTCTCCAGACGGCTGCGCTGGGAATGCAGGCCCAGCAGACCAGCATCGACAACATCGCCAACAACCTCTCCAACGCCAACACGACCGGCTACAAGCGGTCCCGCGTGGTCTTTCAGGACCTGCTCTACGAGAACGTACAGGCCAGCGCGGAGGGCCAGACCGACGGCGCCGAGCCGGCGGAGCTCCAGATCGGAAGCGGCGCCACCGCCGTGGCGACGGTCCGCAACTTCTCGCAGGGCAGCTTCTCCAAGACGGGCAACTCGCTGGACCTCGCCATCAACGGCGACGGGTTTTTCCAGGTGCAGCAGCCGGACGGGTCCCTCGCCTACACCCGCGACGGCACGTTTACGCTCAGCAGCGAGGGCAACATTGTCACCCAGACCGGCCTGAAGGTGCAGCCGAACATCAACGTGCCGCCCAACGCGGTCGAGATCAGTGTCGACCAGGAGGGAACGGTGAAGGCGCGGCTGCAGGGGGAGTCCGAGATGGTGGAGCTGGGGCAGATGGAGCTCGCCCGCTTTCCCAACTCCGCCGGCCTGCGGCCCCAGGGGGGCAACCTCTACGAGCAGACCGAGTCGAGCGGGGAGCCCTTCATCGGGACGCCGGGACGCGGGGGGCTCGGCAACGTCCGCCAGGGCTTCCTGGAGAAGGGCAACGTGAAGGTGGTGCAGGAGATGACGAGCCTGATTCAGGCCCAGCGCACCTACGAGTTGAACTCGCGGATGGTGACCACCAGCGACGAGATGATGCAGACCGCCAACAACGTGAAGCGGTAA
- the flgA gene encoding flagellar basal body P-ring formation chaperone FlgA, with protein sequence MQRVLVSIFLGLLAAGGPQALRAQEGGAEAAVRRAAEQKIAARRPESAGHLEVRVRRVRGAIDSTARLRLELPDRGLMTGGLTRARLRAQAPTGDWKDAGWATLRVTRYDSVLTTRSRIKQGAPVKPEDVERTWMRVSDLHGEPLRASAFRAQRKKGALVADRYLRPERVLRARDVRPPYAVDPGTDTDMYYRRGRVRFRLSCTVREPGFVEDVVRVYCPDTRKTYQARVRTGEAVTWVKTL encoded by the coding sequence ATGCAGCGCGTTCTCGTCTCCATTTTTCTCGGACTGCTTGCCGCCGGTGGGCCGCAGGCCCTGCGGGCGCAGGAGGGAGGGGCCGAGGCGGCGGTGCGGCGCGCCGCGGAGCAGAAAATTGCGGCACGTCGCCCGGAGAGCGCCGGCCACCTGGAGGTGCGGGTGCGCCGTGTGCGGGGGGCGATCGACAGCACGGCCCGGCTCCGGCTGGAGCTCCCCGACCGGGGGCTCATGACGGGCGGCCTCACCCGGGCCCGCCTCCGGGCGCAGGCCCCAACGGGCGACTGGAAAGACGCCGGCTGGGCAACGCTCCGAGTGACCCGGTACGACTCGGTGCTGACGACACGGAGCCGCATCAAGCAGGGGGCTCCGGTGAAGCCCGAGGACGTGGAGCGAACCTGGATGCGCGTGAGCGACCTCCACGGCGAGCCCCTGCGGGCGTCGGCGTTTCGGGCGCAGCGGAAGAAGGGGGCGCTCGTCGCCGACCGGTATCTGCGTCCGGAGCGCGTCCTGCGGGCCCGGGACGTGCGCCCGCCCTACGCGGTGGACCCCGGCACCGACACCGACATGTACTACCGGCGCGGCCGGGTCCGCTTCCGGCTCTCCTGTACGGTGCGGGAGCCCGGCTTCGTCGAGGACGTGGTCCGGGTGTACTGCCCCGACACGCGCAAGACCTACCAGGCCCGCGTCCGGACGGGGGAGGCGGTGACGTGGGTCAAAACCCTCTAG